CAAGTAGATCGTTTGACACAATCAAACTATATAGATATCAAAGATCAAATTATTGTTGAAGAACATAAAAAATTTGCACAACGTGTAACGGATGAAGCTGTTACACAATATAAGGGAACTCCTTTTAAAGAAAGTGGACGTGTACTGTTTATTGGAACTGAACCATTTGCTACAACAATTGCAGATGATCAAGTGAAAAACAAATCAGTAATTGATGAAATAAACGAACAATTTCCTCATTGGCAAATAGAGAAGATGAGTGTAAGACCAGATGAAAATGAAATTAAAACATTATCAGAAAAAGCAAAGAACTATGATCAAGTTGTGATTACATCTTATAATGCAAATATCTTTGAAAGCCAAGCGAAACTGGTACAGGAAATCAGTGAACAACACGAAGAGGTTCATGTTATTGCAACAAGAAACCCATACGATGTATTATTCTTTAATGTTAAACATTATGTATGTCTTTATGAATATACACCAAATTCTATAAACTCTCTTGTTAAATATCTAAAGGGAGAACTAAACATAAAAGGGCAAATGCCTGTTAACTTATAGGTGATAGTAATGATTGGGATATCGGTTTATATAGGACTAGAAGAGTATCCACAAAAAGAAAATGAAGCATACATTCGGTTAGCACATCGATTAGGGATAAGACATATTTTTACCTCAGCACATATCCCTGAAATGCACGCATCGTATATAGACGAGTTAAAAGAAATTCTTACATTAACGACTGAATTAAACATGTATGTTTCGCTTGATCTGTCTAAAGAAGTTAGTAATCGGATTGATTTAAATAACTATAATGTTCACACCCTTAGACTCGATTATGGGTTTAGTAATGGAGAGATTGTAGAGTTATCAACATGTTCTACTTATAATATTGAATTAAATGCTAGTACGTTAAATGAACAAAGGCTAATTAGTCTTATAAAAATGGGACTGAATATAGAGCAGGTTAGTGTCTCTCATAACTATTATCCAAAACGGTATACAGGACTCGACTATAAAACATTTAATCAAAAAAATGAGTACTATAAACAACATGGACTAACAATTAAAGCATTCATACCTTCACAATTCGGTAAAAGGGGTCCCATCTATGAGGGCTTACCTACAGTAGAACGTCATCGTAGTTTGAATTTAACCATCGCAATTCAAGAATTAGTTCAAGCAAACGTTGACCTGATCTACTTCGGTGATGCTTACGCAAGTGAACAAGAACTAATAGAAGCGATTAACTTAAGGACGGATGTAATTGCGTTTCAAGTTAAACTAGCTGATAAAATTTCAGACTTAGAATATTCAATAGTGAAGCAACGCCACGTTAATCGACTAGATGAGTCACAATACTTTAAACGATCAAGTCGATATCGATGTACTGACCAAACAATCGAACCGCACAATACAACCGAACGGAAACAGTATTCTGTAACGATTGATAATAAACACTATAAACGATATCAAGGAGAATTACAGATAATAAAAAAAGACCTTGAAGCAGATCCAAAAGTGAATGTAGTTGGAACCTTGTTAAATTGTGAGTATTTACTTGACTGCCTAAAGCCCGGAATGCCATTTGAATTTAACATTGTAAAAAAGGATGATGATTTGTGAAAAATTGCATAATAGGAGTTGACGCAGGTGGCACTAAAACGTTAGTGACCGCATTCACTTTAAATCGTGAAGAAATTCTGAGTAAAGAAGGTCTCAGTGGTACCCTTGCAGAAAACCAAGAGCAAAATAAAAAACATATAGTATCTACGATTGATGACGTGTATGAAACGATAAAAAAAGACTATAATTGTGTCTATATGCAATTAGGGATATCAGGACTTGGTGCCTACAACGATGTGCATCAATTTCAAGAAGAATTAGTCAATCGGTATGATACAACGGTAAAACTAGCAAACGATGCAGAATTAGCATTATACTCAATTATTAAAGATCAACATGATGAGGGGATTTTAATATTAGCGGGTACAGGTAGCGCCTGCTTTGGTATAAAAAATCAACAAGTATCGTTAGTAGGTGGTTGGGGCCACCTTCTCGGTGATGAAGGTGGTGCTTACCATGTTGCGATCCAGGCATTAAGACAGATTATTGACGAGGAAGATAATAACAGGCCTCATAGTGAACTGTCTACAGTAATCTTAAATCATCTTGAACTGGATACATCATTCGATCTAAAGAAATATGTCTATAATAATGAGAAATCAACGATTGCTAAACTCTCAAAACTAATATCTATACAAGCAGAACAAGGAAACTCGGCTGCTGTAAAATTATTAGAAGAAGCAGGTAATGATTTAGCAAACTTTGTTTATAAAACACACAAAAAGTTAGATATGGGCAAAGATGTTTTAATTGGAATGCGAGGAAGTTTAATCCAAAAGTCAAGCCATGCGAAACATTCATTTACTAACTATGTAAAGCATCTATTACCAAATCCACAATTAGTAACAGACGATATTCAACCGATTATAGGTGCATATTATATGGCTAAACGACAACTGGATGAAGGGGGATTCTAATGACACTTGCAATTGGACTTATGAGTGGGACTTCTCTTGATGGAATTGATGCAGTACTGATTGATATTAGTGGTTATGGTGACAAAACATCCTATCGTCTAATTAAAGGGATCAATACTGATTATTCTCAGGAGTTAAGACATAAGATTCTAAAAGCTTCATCTAAAGAGCAATCAGATGTCCAACAAATCTGTAGTTTAAATTTCGAATTAGGTTATGAATTTAGTAAAGCAGTTAAGAAATTACTAACAGAAGCGAATAAAGACCCACAAGATATTGATTTTATTGCTTCGCACGGCCAGACAATATGGCATAATCCAAACAATCGTGATTCCTATCACTCGTCTACATTACAAATTGGAGCAAGTGCTGTAATTGCATATGAAACAGGCATTGAGGTTGTATCAAATTTTCGCGAAATGGATATAGCTGCAGGTGGAGAAGGAGCACCATTAGTTCCATATGTCGATTACCTACTTCACCAAAACAAACATAAGAATGTCATCATTCAGAATATTGGTGGTATAGGTAATTTAACATATATCCCGAAAAATGGAACGCTTCACGATTTAGTTGCTATGGATACAGGACCAGGTAACATGATGATCGATTATGTAGTAAATAAATATTTTAACAAAAAATATGATGACGGTGGATTAATTGCTTCAAAAGGATCGATTATACAGCCATTGTTAGAAAAATTACTCGAGCATCCTTTTATTAGTCAGCTACCACCTAAATCAACAGGGCGTGAGCAGTTTGGAGAAGTCTACATTAAGGAAATGTTAGACAGCATACAAATAGATCAATACAAACCAGAAGATATTGTAACAACATTTACTCATTTTACCGCGGAAACAATTGTTTATCAGTATAATACATTTATAAAAAAATATGATGAAGTTCTATTAGCAGGTGGGGGCAGTTATAATCATTATTTAGTCAAACTATTAAAAGAAAAATTGAAAATAGACGTATTTACGATGGAAGATAAAGGATTTGATTCAAACTTCAAAGAGGCTATAGCATTTGCAATCTTAGGGAATGAAACAATCAATCAACTTACAAGTAATGTTCCGAGTGCAACAGGCGCTAGCCGGTCAGTCATCTTAGGTACAATTACAAAAGCCCCATTTCAAACAAAGAGGAGTGATAACCATGGTAGATTTACAAAATATAACAACCGAAAAAAGGAACACTAACACACGAAATATTGATACGCTATCTACATTAGAGATTGTAAAAAAGATCAATGAAGAAGACAAATCCGTACCGCATAGTGTTGAGAAATCATTACCCCAAATAGCAAAGTTAATCGATGAGGTTGTTGACAAGTTTCAAAAAGGTGGACGTCTGATCTATATGGGTGCAGGAACTAGTGGAAGAATTGGAGTGTTAGATGCTAGTGAATGTCCGCCTACATTCTCAACCGATCATAATATGGTGACTGCTCTAATTGCAGGGGGACAACAAGCGATGACTGTTGCCGTAGAGGGAGCAGAAGATTCAAAGGAACTTGCAGCTGAGGACCTGAAGAAAATTAATGTTTCATCAAACGATATTGTAATTGGAATTACAGCTAGTGGACGTACACCATATGCTGTAGGTGGTGTCGAATATGCGAATGAAATCGGTGTAACGACTGGATGCATTACAACGAGTTCAAACTCAGAAATCGCGGAGAAGGCAAAGTTCCCGGTTGAAGCAATAACAGGAGCTGAGCCACTTACAGGTTCTACACGGATGAAGTCAGGTACAGCACAAAAATTAATCTGTAATATGGTCTCAACCACATCAATGATTAAACTTGGTAAAGTTTATGAGAACTTAATGATTGATGTGCAACAAAACAATAAAAAATTAGTGAGCCGTGCAGTTCGGATTGTTACTGAAATAACCGGATTAACAAATCAAGAGGCCATGGAATACTTACAAAAATATAAAGAAGTTAAGCCAGCAATATTTGCTATTTTAACAGGTGTTAAAGATGAACAAGAAATAATCATGTATTTAGATTCAGCAAAAGGACATCTTCGAAATGCGATTCATTTATACGGAACAGAACATAAAGAGGAAGCTGTATAATATGAAAAAACTATTGATTCTATTCGTCATATGCATGAGTATTACGACTATTTCTGCATCTGCTACTTCATCTATACTTGAAGTAGTGGATGAAACTAGTGAAGAAGTAGAAGGTGTTGTTCATAAAGAAATAAAAGGAATCATTCAAAAAAATGGTGACGATTACACTCAAGTGATTAATATTCTAGAAGCAGATGTCAAAATTGGATCTAACATAGAATTAGTATCAGCCGATTCATATGGTGCTTATGACTTTGGCTTAGCTAATATAAAGGAACTGGCTAAGAAATATGAAGAAGACAATCCAGATAAACTAGTGATTGGTGGAATTAATGGCGATTTCTTCAATACAAAGACTGGTCAACCTGTTGAGCTATTTGTACGCGATAGTGAAGTTGTCTATACTGGCGCTAATTATAAACGTGATGCCATTGGTGTTAAAGGAAATGGGATTGTAGTAATGGGAAAACCAGTAATTGGCGATGTAACAATTAAAGTAAATGATTTTGATCAACTAACTGAACACGTCATGTCAATAGATAAAATTAATGCATTACCACTTGAAGGTGAAATCAGTGTTTACTTTGATTCTTATAAAGAAGTAATCTCAGATGAAGGAGCCAGCAAGTACATCATTGATGCAATTGAGATGAAAACATTAAATTTATCCAACCCTGAGATTGCTAGTGTGTATGGGAAAGGAACTATTTCTGGTGATGACCTAACAACAGGTACACCATTACAAGAAAGATTTGTAGTCGTATCAAAAAACTTAGAATTTGATGAGTTCATGTCAAAAAATAATCAAATTACTGTTCAAAGAGAGCTAACAGGACAGTTTAAAGATATAAAATATGGACTTGGTGCTTGGGGAACCCTTGTAAATTATGGTCAAATAGTGGATAATATAGAGAGTGCAGGAACTTATTCAAGACATCCTAGAACAGCATTCGGGGTTAAATCAGATGGAACAGTTCTTTTAGTAACGGTAGATGGACGGCAAGCTGCACAAGGTATGTTTGGTGTTGAACTACCAGAACTAGCTAGCATTATGGTTGAACTCGGTGCTGAGACTGCGTATAATCTTGATGGTGGTGGATCCACTACTATGATTTTGAGGGATGGAGACTCATTTGAGACCATTAATAGTCCATCGGATGGGAATCTACGTGACCTGTCCAATGCGTTGTTGTTAGTAACTGATAGGCCTGAAGAACCAGAAGAACCAGTAGATCCTGAACCAATTGATGATTCAAATGATGAATCAATTGATCAAGGTGATGACGATGAACAAGAAACTCAAGAACCCACTAGTAAAAAAGAGAAAAACAATGTCCCAATCACAATAATCTTTGGTGTTTTAACAACAACGGTTATAGCAATCCTATTATATGTGTATGGAAAGAAGAGATAGTAAGGAAGCAGGTGTCATAGAGTGTATAACAGTAAGATATTGACCAATATTGAAACTTATAAAAATAGTTTAACAAAAAGTGAAACAAAAATAGTTAAGTTTCTTGAAGAAAAGATTACAGATGTCATCTATATGTCTGTAACAGAATTTGCTGACACAGTAGATGTTGGTGAAACCACAATTCTGAGATTTTGTAGGAAGATTGGATTTAAGGGATATCAAGATTTTAAGATTGCAGTTGCTCAAGATGATATTAATAAGAATAACATTGAGACAAAAGATTCAATAAGTGAGAAAATTTATGATAGCATTGTAGAAGTTTTATCAAATTCTAAGAATTTAATAAAACAAGAAGATATTGATGAAGTCATCGATATTATGAACAAAGCTAGGAAAGTTTATTTCTTTGGTGTGGGGTCCTCAGGTATAACAGCATTAGAAGCTAAGAGTAAATTCTTTAGAATCCATCGTAAATTTGATGCAGTTACAGACAGTCATTTTCAAAGCATGGTATCAGAGATTGTTAATGAAGATGATGTGATTGTTGTATTAACATTGTCAGGTAGTACTAAAGATGTCGTGGATGTTGTTGAACGAGCGAAACAAAATGGTGCAAAAATAGTTACAATTACAAACTATCAACGTGCCCCAATTACAAAACACACAGATATTTTGTTACTAACATCGAACAAAAAGATGCAAATCGAAGGTGGCGCTATGGTTGAGAAAATCACTCAACTTTATATGATTGATATCCTCTATATCAGTTATGTAGAATTAAAAGATGAATTTAAGGATCGAAGACGAATGACTGCACGTTCTGTTGTCGATAAGAAATATTAGTATTTACTAAAACGCTAAAGGAAGCTTGGAGATTTTTTAAATCCGAGCTTTTTTTGTATCTACACAAAATATGAACGGGTATAAACCTTTTCTAAACTAAATTTTGTTATCTATTTATTAGGGTACTAAAACTATTATCAACTGTAAATTATTAAATAAGCTTAAACAATAAAAAATCTCGGATTAAGAATTCTTAATCCGAGATTTCCTTATATCTATAGTTACCAACCGGTTAATAACTA
This Haloplasma contractile SSD-17B DNA region includes the following protein-coding sequences:
- a CDS encoding MurR/RpiR family transcriptional regulator; the encoded protein is MYNSKILTNIETYKNSLTKSETKIVKFLEEKITDVIYMSVTEFADTVDVGETTILRFCRKIGFKGYQDFKIAVAQDDINKNNIETKDSISEKIYDSIVEVLSNSKNLIKQEDIDEVIDIMNKARKVYFFGVGSSGITALEAKSKFFRIHRKFDAVTDSHFQSMVSEIVNEDDVIVVLTLSGSTKDVVDVVERAKQNGAKIVTITNYQRAPITKHTDILLLTSNKKMQIEGGAMVEKITQLYMIDILYISYVELKDEFKDRRRMTARSVVDKKY
- a CDS encoding BadF/BadG/BcrA/BcrD ATPase family protein: MKNCIIGVDAGGTKTLVTAFTLNREEILSKEGLSGTLAENQEQNKKHIVSTIDDVYETIKKDYNCVYMQLGISGLGAYNDVHQFQEELVNRYDTTVKLANDAELALYSIIKDQHDEGILILAGTGSACFGIKNQQVSLVGGWGHLLGDEGGAYHVAIQALRQIIDEEDNNRPHSELSTVILNHLELDTSFDLKKYVYNNEKSTIAKLSKLISIQAEQGNSAAVKLLEEAGNDLANFVYKTHKKLDMGKDVLIGMRGSLIQKSSHAKHSFTNYVKHLLPNPQLVTDDIQPIIGAYYMAKRQLDEGGF
- the murQ gene encoding N-acetylmuramic acid 6-phosphate etherase, yielding MVDLQNITTEKRNTNTRNIDTLSTLEIVKKINEEDKSVPHSVEKSLPQIAKLIDEVVDKFQKGGRLIYMGAGTSGRIGVLDASECPPTFSTDHNMVTALIAGGQQAMTVAVEGAEDSKELAAEDLKKINVSSNDIVIGITASGRTPYAVGGVEYANEIGVTTGCITTSSNSEIAEKAKFPVEAITGAEPLTGSTRMKSGTAQKLICNMVSTTSMIKLGKVYENLMIDVQQNNKKLVSRAVRIVTEITGLTNQEAMEYLQKYKEVKPAIFAILTGVKDEQEIIMYLDSAKGHLRNAIHLYGTEHKEEAV
- a CDS encoding phosphodiester glycosidase family protein codes for the protein MKKLLILFVICMSITTISASATSSILEVVDETSEEVEGVVHKEIKGIIQKNGDDYTQVINILEADVKIGSNIELVSADSYGAYDFGLANIKELAKKYEEDNPDKLVIGGINGDFFNTKTGQPVELFVRDSEVVYTGANYKRDAIGVKGNGIVVMGKPVIGDVTIKVNDFDQLTEHVMSIDKINALPLEGEISVYFDSYKEVISDEGASKYIIDAIEMKTLNLSNPEIASVYGKGTISGDDLTTGTPLQERFVVVSKNLEFDEFMSKNNQITVQRELTGQFKDIKYGLGAWGTLVNYGQIVDNIESAGTYSRHPRTAFGVKSDGTVLLVTVDGRQAAQGMFGVELPELASIMVELGAETAYNLDGGGSTTMILRDGDSFETINSPSDGNLRDLSNALLLVTDRPEEPEEPVDPEPIDDSNDESIDQGDDDEQETQEPTSKKEKNNVPITIIFGVLTTTVIAILLYVYGKKR
- a CDS encoding MupG family TIM beta-alpha barrel fold protein; the protein is MIGISVYIGLEEYPQKENEAYIRLAHRLGIRHIFTSAHIPEMHASYIDELKEILTLTTELNMYVSLDLSKEVSNRIDLNNYNVHTLRLDYGFSNGEIVELSTCSTYNIELNASTLNEQRLISLIKMGLNIEQVSVSHNYYPKRYTGLDYKTFNQKNEYYKQHGLTIKAFIPSQFGKRGPIYEGLPTVERHRSLNLTIAIQELVQANVDLIYFGDAYASEQELIEAINLRTDVIAFQVKLADKISDLEYSIVKQRHVNRLDESQYFKRSSRYRCTDQTIEPHNTTERKQYSVTIDNKHYKRYQGELQIIKKDLEADPKVNVVGTLLNCEYLLDCLKPGMPFEFNIVKKDDDL
- the anmK gene encoding anhydro-N-acetylmuramic acid kinase AnmK, whose translation is MTLAIGLMSGTSLDGIDAVLIDISGYGDKTSYRLIKGINTDYSQELRHKILKASSKEQSDVQQICSLNFELGYEFSKAVKKLLTEANKDPQDIDFIASHGQTIWHNPNNRDSYHSSTLQIGASAVIAYETGIEVVSNFREMDIAAGGEGAPLVPYVDYLLHQNKHKNVIIQNIGGIGNLTYIPKNGTLHDLVAMDTGPGNMMIDYVVNKYFNKKYDDGGLIASKGSIIQPLLEKLLEHPFISQLPPKSTGREQFGEVYIKEMLDSIQIDQYKPEDIVTTFTHFTAETIVYQYNTFIKKYDEVLLAGGGSYNHYLVKLLKEKLKIDVFTMEDKGFDSNFKEAIAFAILGNETINQLTSNVPSATGASRSVILGTITKAPFQTKRSDNHGRFTKYNNRKKEH